CAGTTCTGGCTGTACCATGATTCATAAAAGCCCAGGACATGATTTTTTTTAATTGTCCTTTATCAATAACTTGATTCCGAAAGATTTTTTTGTTAGTCATGATTCAAGTATCCGCATTATCAGTATAAGAAGGGAACAGGGAACAGGGAACAGGGAACAGGGAACAATTACTCTATTAAAGTATCTTGAACGGTTTTATTGAAAATCACCCGGCCGGGAGTGGTGCGAACATACTGAGTGATAATATTGCCATCGGTATCTTCTCGAACTCGACGCAACAGCTTACCTGTCTTTTTGCCGACATAAGTTTTAGTGATGACTCCACTGATAGAATCTTGCTGTTCAACACCTATCTGTTCCGCTTCATCAGAGATAATCTCCCCATCAAATCGCACCATAACATAAGAATGTAAACCCAAAGCACCTTGTTTATAGGCTAGGATTACATCTTCTAAATCAGGAAAATAGCGGTGGCTTTGATCTTCTAACTTAGGGTTTTCTGCTGTTAGATAATAACACCCCAAAACCATATCCTGACTCGGAGTAACAATCGGTCTTCCTGTGGCTGGAGACAGAATATTATTACAAGCTAACATTAACAATCGAGCTTCCGCTTGGGATTCAATCGAGAGAGGAACGTGAACCGCCATTTGGTCACCGTCAAAGTCAGCGTTAAACGCCGGACAGACTAACGGATGCAACTGAATGGCTCGACCATCAACTAAAATCGGTTCAAAAGCTTGAATCCCTAAACGGTGCAACGTTGGGGCACGGTTTAACATCACCGGATGTCCTGAAATCACTTCTTCTAAAACATCCCAAACACTGACATCATTGCGTTGAATTAACTTTTTCGCCGCCTTAATATTATTCACCAATCCTTGACGAATTAAGCGATTAATCACAAAGGGTTGGAACAATTCAATCGCCATTTCACGCGGTAAACCGCACTGGTGCATTTTTAATTTTGGCCCCACCACAATCACAGAACGCCCGGAATAATCGACCCGTTTTCCTAATAAGTTTTGGCGGAATCGTCCCTGCTTTCCTTCAATAATATCCGACAAGGATTTTAACGGCCGATTATTCGCCCCGACCACAGTTCGACCTCGGCGACCATTATCAATTAAAGCATCAACCGCTTCCTGTAACATCCGTTTTTCGTTACGGATAATAATTTCAGGAGCCAAGATTTCTTGTAATCGTGCTAATCGATTATTCCGGTTAATCACCCGACGATATAAATCGTTTAAATCCGAGGTCGCAAACCGTCCCCCATCCAACTGCACCATCGGCCGTAAATCAGGAGGAATCACAGGAATCACATTCAAAACCATCCATTCTGGTTTAGAACCCGTTGCCACAAAGTTATCAATCACCCGTAACCGTTTAATGAGTTTGGCGCGTTTTTGTCCCTTGGCTACGGCGATTTCTTCCCGCAATCTTTCCGCTTCTTCTTCTAAGGGAATATCCTCTAATAAACGGGAGATAGCCTCAGCACCAATTCCCACTTCAATCCCCGTTAAAGTGGATTCTTCACTATAAATTTGGTCTTCAATTTCTAACCAAGTATCTTCTGTTAATAACTGTTTATAGGACAAGCTATCATGGTTCCCTGGATTTAACACCACATAAGCGTTAAAATAAACCACTTGCTCCACATCCCGTAATGGCATATCTAATAGAATAGCCATATAACTCGGAATCCCTTTGAGATACCAAACATGGGTGACAGGAGCCGCTAATTTGATATAACCCATGCGATGACGACGGACACGGGATTCGGTGACTTCTACGCCACAACGTTCACAGACAATTCCACGATGTCTGACCCGTTTATATTTTCCACAATGACATTCCCAATCCTTAGCAGGGCCAAAAATTCGTTCACAAAATAACCCATCCATCTCCGGTTTCAATGTCCGATAATTGATGGTTTCGGGTTTGGTGACTTCTCCCACCACTTGACCATTCGGCAGCGTTCTCTCTCCCCACTGACGAATTCGTTCTGGAGACGCTATTCCAATTTTAACGTAATCAAACCGTTGTTCAAGTTTAGCCATTTTTCAGTAATAAGAAGGGAACAGGGAACAGGGAACAGGGAACAGTGAATAAAGAATAGGGAACAGCTTAACTGGGAACAGGGAAGACGTGTAATGGGGGATTGAACCCACCTTCAAGGCAACTCCAACTGTAAATCTTGGCTGTTGCCTGTTGCCTGTTGGCTGTTGCCTGTTCCCTCTCCAACTATTAATTATTCGTCTTCTTCTTCCACCGAACTACTTAAATCATAAGTCGGTTTAGCGGGGGCAAAGTTATTAGTGGTATAGGTCATGCGGGTTGCCGGAATATCAGCCATTAAGTCTACTTCCACATCTCGACTTCCTCCTTCGTCGGTGGTTTCCACTTTATGTACCGCAATATCCAAACACAAAGATTGCAACTCCCGCATCAACACTTTGAAGGATTCCGGTGTCCCTGGACGAGGAATGGTTTTGCCCTTAACAATAGCGTTGAGAGCTTCGTTGCGTCCTTGCATATCGTCGGATTTAACCGTTAACAACTCCTGCAAAGTATAAGCAGCCCCAAAGGCTTCCAAAGCCCACACCTCCATTTCTCCAAACCGTTGACCCCCTTGTTGCGCTTTCCCTCCCAAGGGTTGTTGCGTCACCAACGAGTAAGGGCCAGTAGACCGGGCGTGAATTTTATCATCGACTAAGTGAACCAGTTTCAGCATATAGGCAATCCCCACCGTCACGGGCTGGTCAAAGGCTTCTCCCGTCCGACCATCATAAACTAAGGTTTTTCCGGGGTAATTTTCATCAAATAACCAATTTTTCTTGACCTTATCACGGGCTTCGCGTAATTTCGCATGAACGGTTTCGCGTGACATTTCGGCCCCGTGCATTTCATCAAAGGGAACGACTTTGAACCGTTTTTTCAGGTTTTGACCCGCCCACCCTAATAAACATTCAAAGATTTGGCCGACGTTCATCCGACTCGGAACTCCCAAGGGATTTAACACAATATCCACCGGGCGACCATCGGGTAAATAGGGCATATCTTCGACCGGAAGAATCCGAGATACAATCCCTTTATTTCCGTGTCGTCCCGCCATTTTATCCCCAACTTGGATTTTGCGTTTTTGGGCGACATACACCCGCACGACCATATTGGCACCGGGAGGTAACTCATCCCCCTGTTCACGGGTAAACACCCGCACATCCACAACCCGACCTTTTTCGCCGTTGGGAACTCGCAGGGAGTTATCCCGCACATCCCGTGCTTTTTCTCCGAAAATTGCCCGCAGTAATTTTTCTTCAGGAGGTTGGTCAGATTCCCCTTTGGGGGTGACTTTACCAACTAAAATATCCCCGGACTCTACCCAAGCCCCGACGCGAATAATCCCATTTCCATCGAGTTGACGCAGGGAGTCTTCCCCAACGTTGGGAATTTCACGGGTAATTTCTTCAGGGCCGAGTTTGGTTTGTCGGGCTTCAATTTCGTATTTTTCAACGTGGATGGAGGTGTAAATATCCTGTTGGACGAGACGTTCACTAATTAAAATCGCGTCTTCGTAGTTGTAGCCCTCCCAAGGCATATAAGTCACCAGAATATTATGACCTAAAGCCAGTTCTGCTCCTTCAGTTGAGGAACCATCGGCTAACACCTGACCCGCTACCACCTGATCTCCTTCATAAACCAAGGGACGCTGGTTTAAACAAGTATCTTGGTTAGAACGTTGATATTTTTGCAGTTCGTACTCGATATAGCCAGCGTATTTTTGCTTCCATACCGAGGGCTGTTTGGTTTTGAGGTCGAGGTCGTCGTATTCGCGAATCAGGAAACTTTCTTCGCTGGAATTCGGCTCGGCATCTACCCCCAGGGTTTTGACAATAATCCGAGAGCCGTCAATATAACTGACCTCCCCATCCATACGAGACACAATCACCATCCCACTATCACGGGCAGCCTGCGCTTCTAATCCGGTTCCCACTAAGGGCCGTTCAGGGCGTAACAAAGGCACGGCTTGCCGTTGCATATTAGACCCCATCAAAGCTCGGTTAGCGTCATCGTGTTCGAGGAAGGGAATTAAAGAGGTCGCCACAGATACAATTTGTACCGGAGACACCGCCGCATAGTCTACCTGCATGGGGGTTGTGGTGGTGAATTCCTGGCGATAGCGCACTGGAACAATTTCCCCTAAAATCGTTCCTTCGGCATCGGTGCTGATATCTCCCGGCGCGACCCGCAGGTCGTCTTCCTCATCAGCCGTCATGTACACCGCAGGTAAATCCAAGCGGACTTTGCCATTCTCAACTTTATTATAGGGAGTGGCAATAAATCCGTAGGGGTTGACCCGTGCCAACGTTGCCAAAGAGCCAATTAATCCGGCGTTTGGCCCTTCTGGGGTTTCAATCGGACAAATCCGGCCGTAGTGACTAGGGTGAATATCTCGCACCGCAAACCCGGCCCGTTCACGGGTTAATCCTCCAGGGCCGAGGGCAGATAAACGGCGTTTGTGGGTCAGTTCCGCTAAGGGATTAGTCTGATCCATAAACTGCGATAATTGAGAACTACCGAAGAATTCTTTAATGGCGGCAACTAGGGGTTTGGGGTTCACCAAAGACGCGGGAGTTAAAGCATCGGCATCGCTAACGGTCATCCGTTCTCGGATAATTCGTTCTAGGCGGTTTAAGCCTACCCGAACTTGGTTTTGCAGCAGTTCACCCACCGAACGTACCCGACGATTTCCTAAGTGGTCAATATCATCGGTTTCGCCGATATCGTATTCCAGGTTAATTAAATAATCGATAGCCGCCAGAATATCAACGGAAGTTAGAACCCGTGTGGTATCGGGAATAGTTAGCCGTAGTTTTTTATTGAGTTTATAGCGTCCCACCCGGCCCAAGTCATAGCGTTTGGCATCGAAGAAGCGGTTATTGAGTAACTGTTCGCCTCCGGCTACCGTTGGCGGTTCCCCTGGACGGAGTTTGCGGTACAGTTCCATTAAGGCGTCGTCTTCGGTGAATTCTCCTTCCCGTTCAATGGTTTTTTCAAAGTATTCGGGATGGCGCAGGGCATCAAAAATTTCGTTATTGGTCAGTCCCAAGGCTTTTAATAAAACTTGGGCAGACAATTTGCGGGTTTTATCAATTCTCACCCACACTAAGTCATTTTTATCGGTTTCAAATTTTAACCAAGCCCCTCGGTTGGGAATTAAAGACGCGCTATAAGTCCGGCGTCCGTTTTTATCAATTTCCGATTTATAATAAACCCCCGGACTTCTAACAATTTGGTTAACAATTACCCGTTCAGCCCCGTTGATGATAAAGGTTCCCCGTTCTGTCATCAAGGGTAAGTCGCCGATAAAGACTTCTTGTTCTTTAATTTCTCCAGTTTCTTTATTAATTAAACGAGTCGGAACGTACATCTGCACGGCGTAGGTACTATCCCGCCGTTTGGCTTCATCGACATCATATTTAGGGCGTTTGAGTTTATAATCTTTGGCTAAAAAATGCAGTTCCAGTTTACCTGTATAGTCGGTAATTGGGGAAAAACTTTCTAATTCTTCAATCAGCCCCGCTTCTAAAAACCAACGAAAGCTTGACCGTTGAATTTCAATTAAGTCAGGAAGCAAAAAAGTGGGCTCGTTGTGGGTTAAATTTGCCATTAGTTCTAGGGATATAAAGAATCTCTACAGGTGACGGTTGATGGTTGATTGTTAATCAAAGCCTCTATTTTTCTTCTGGATTTTGTCTCCTGTCTTCTAATAAGTTTACTAGAATTAATTGTGGCGGCTGGGAAGAGTTTAAGGTCATTTTCTCCTCATAATAATTAAGGTTAGACACTCGAAGCAGAGAAAATTTTTTATCTAAATATTGTTAGCTGTTAACAGTCAACCCTCAACTTTCAACTGTTAACAAACCAAACAGTTTACAGGCGTTATTAGTGGTTTGTTGACACAGGGTTTCTAGGGGAATCTCCCGAAGTTGAGCAACGGTTTCTGCAACATGGCGCACAAAGGCGGGTTCGTTGCGTTTTCCGCGTTTGGGAACGGGGGCTAGAAAGGGACAGTCTGTTTCAATTAAAATCCGATCAAAGGGAACTTGACGAGCGCATTCTTGAATCCCAATCGCCTTTTTAAACGTCACTGTTCCACTAAAGCTAATATATAACCCTAACGCTAGAAACTGCTGTTGTTCTTCGGGAGTTCCTCCCCAACAGTGCATCACTCCAGAAACTCTCCCGCGTTGTTGCCAAAATTGCTGTAATAGAGGAATCATTGTTGCTGCTGCATCCCGACAGTGAATAATCACAGGTTTGTTCAGGCGATAGGCAATCTCTAGCTGCTCGGTGAACGCCTGGATTTGTTGCTCTCGGTTATCGGCTTTGTAGAAATCGAGTCCCATTTCCCCAATTGCAACGACTCTATCATCGGATTGGGCGAGTTGGGTAATGGTTTCCGCCGAGGTGGAATTCCAGAGCTTGGCATCCAAGGGATGCAACCCAAC
This genomic stretch from Planktothrix serta PCC 8927 harbors:
- a CDS encoding TatD family hydrolase — encoded protein: MQLIDTHVHINFKELASDLEAIRQRWQDAGVVHLVHSCVHPGEFPEIQDIANQVPELSFAVGLHPLDAKLWNSTSAETITQLAQSDDRVVAIGEMGLDFYKADNREQQIQAFTEQLEIAYRLNKPVIIHCRDAAATMIPLLQQFWQQRGRVSGVMHCWGGTPEEQQQFLALGLYISFSGTVTFKKAIGIQECARQVPFDRILIETDCPFLAPVPKRGKRNEPAFVRHVAETVAQLREIPLETLCQQTTNNACKLFGLLTVES
- the rpoB gene encoding DNA-directed RNA polymerase subunit beta, with amino-acid sequence MANLTHNEPTFLLPDLIEIQRSSFRWFLEAGLIEELESFSPITDYTGKLELHFLAKDYKLKRPKYDVDEAKRRDSTYAVQMYVPTRLINKETGEIKEQEVFIGDLPLMTERGTFIINGAERVIVNQIVRSPGVYYKSEIDKNGRRTYSASLIPNRGAWLKFETDKNDLVWVRIDKTRKLSAQVLLKALGLTNNEIFDALRHPEYFEKTIEREGEFTEDDALMELYRKLRPGEPPTVAGGEQLLNNRFFDAKRYDLGRVGRYKLNKKLRLTIPDTTRVLTSVDILAAIDYLINLEYDIGETDDIDHLGNRRVRSVGELLQNQVRVGLNRLERIIRERMTVSDADALTPASLVNPKPLVAAIKEFFGSSQLSQFMDQTNPLAELTHKRRLSALGPGGLTRERAGFAVRDIHPSHYGRICPIETPEGPNAGLIGSLATLARVNPYGFIATPYNKVENGKVRLDLPAVYMTADEEDDLRVAPGDISTDAEGTILGEIVPVRYRQEFTTTTPMQVDYAAVSPVQIVSVATSLIPFLEHDDANRALMGSNMQRQAVPLLRPERPLVGTGLEAQAARDSGMVIVSRMDGEVSYIDGSRIIVKTLGVDAEPNSSEESFLIREYDDLDLKTKQPSVWKQKYAGYIEYELQKYQRSNQDTCLNQRPLVYEGDQVVAGQVLADGSSTEGAELALGHNILVTYMPWEGYNYEDAILISERLVQQDIYTSIHVEKYEIEARQTKLGPEEITREIPNVGEDSLRQLDGNGIIRVGAWVESGDILVGKVTPKGESDQPPEEKLLRAIFGEKARDVRDNSLRVPNGEKGRVVDVRVFTREQGDELPPGANMVVRVYVAQKRKIQVGDKMAGRHGNKGIVSRILPVEDMPYLPDGRPVDIVLNPLGVPSRMNVGQIFECLLGWAGQNLKKRFKVVPFDEMHGAEMSRETVHAKLREARDKVKKNWLFDENYPGKTLVYDGRTGEAFDQPVTVGIAYMLKLVHLVDDKIHARSTGPYSLVTQQPLGGKAQQGGQRFGEMEVWALEAFGAAYTLQELLTVKSDDMQGRNEALNAIVKGKTIPRPGTPESFKVLMRELQSLCLDIAVHKVETTDEGGSRDVEVDLMADIPATRMTYTTNNFAPAKPTYDLSSSVEEEDE
- a CDS encoding DNA-directed RNA polymerase subunit gamma, which produces MAKLEQRFDYVKIGIASPERIRQWGERTLPNGQVVGEVTKPETINYRTLKPEMDGLFCERIFGPAKDWECHCGKYKRVRHRGIVCERCGVEVTESRVRRHRMGYIKLAAPVTHVWYLKGIPSYMAILLDMPLRDVEQVVYFNAYVVLNPGNHDSLSYKQLLTEDTWLEIEDQIYSEESTLTGIEVGIGAEAISRLLEDIPLEEEAERLREEIAVAKGQKRAKLIKRLRVIDNFVATGSKPEWMVLNVIPVIPPDLRPMVQLDGGRFATSDLNDLYRRVINRNNRLARLQEILAPEIIIRNEKRMLQEAVDALIDNGRRGRTVVGANNRPLKSLSDIIEGKQGRFRQNLLGKRVDYSGRSVIVVGPKLKMHQCGLPREMAIELFQPFVINRLIRQGLVNNIKAAKKLIQRNDVSVWDVLEEVISGHPVMLNRAPTLHRLGIQAFEPILVDGRAIQLHPLVCPAFNADFDGDQMAVHVPLSIESQAEARLLMLACNNILSPATGRPIVTPSQDMVLGCYYLTAENPKLEDQSHRYFPDLEDVILAYKQGALGLHSYVMVRFDGEIISDEAEQIGVEQQDSISGVITKTYVGKKTGKLLRRVREDTDGNIITQYVRTTPGRVIFNKTVQDTLIE